A stretch of the Alnus glutinosa chromosome 6, dhAlnGlut1.1, whole genome shotgun sequence genome encodes the following:
- the LOC133871892 gene encoding protein ANTI-SILENCING 1-like isoform X2, which yields MYIHLLSNLPSRRPNPDRVPSLIDILILSLKRKLLQNTRLPRVFGFSGRRKELCTLPKLSFYHSAWKEAWYKSMVEVDRVEEDLEFKWGKKKGVGGKKKNFQFYQSFTYDGVEYELYDCVYLLVDGEPEPHIGKLIKILENPDKKKRVKVLWFFRPCEMLKYPEVVVDAAEKELFLASGEGAGLANMNPLEAIGGKCKVVCTSKDSRNPQPSDEELQKADFIFYRAFDVKNLKILDKIEEKVAGIEVKYMFNRPGLQKPVIVLNLDSDKKGVGGNAVASNETEVPSKKNPSKEHTTLLTNGISVDTLGKEHADSNASLVKQKASLSENPTSSVGVESESSKTNNRQENIPRDNTASMSEEDDSVKREGKVGNIPMRRVTVGKVVSEEKVKSAEDCSDLEDRLAKKAKLDSSIKVSDDKNEKNVQKLSVDLDGNDPKALATINASEDKPRLKLAEDSQGAEKGPSKKVPDEKTKDSNGKLLKASPRQSPDVDKKMDHQIMEVSRRPDADIAWHRFQESCTAKMMQQTSISSSHCADSVVKAVANVHGAASSSKSKGGKRKGFKRDGKQVVIGVNKAGNKAAKAKYKGNCFHCGEAGHWLRNCPMYFGFQTPRGFRRPNN from the exons atgtatatacatttaCTTTCAAACCTTCCTTCAAGAAGACCAAACCCTGATCGAGTTCCGAGTCTCATTGATATCCTTATTTTATCTCTCAAAAGAAAATTACTCCAGAACACGCGCTTACCTAGGGTTTTCGGGTTCAGTGGAAGAAGGAAAGAACTCTGCACTCTCCCAAAACT GTCTTTTTATCACTCTGCTTGGAAAGAGGCCTGGTACAAGAGTATGGTGGAAGTAGACAGAGTTGAGGAGGACCTTGAATTTAAGTGGGGTAAAAAGAAGGGAGTTggtgggaaaaagaaaaatttccaGTTTTATCAATCTTTTACTTATGATGGTGTGGAGTATGAACTTTATGATTGTGTTTATTTGTTGGTTGATGGCGAACCAGAACCTCATAttggtaaacttataaaaatattgGAGAATCCtgacaagaaaaagagagtgaagGTTCTATGGTTTTTCCGCCCTTGCGAGATGCTAAAGTATCCTGAGGTGGTTGTAGACGCAGctgaaaaagaattatttttggCTTCCGGCGAAGGTGCAGGCCTTGCAAATATGAATCCTTTG GAAGCAATTGGTGGCAAATGCAAGGTTGTTTGCACATCAAAGGACAGTAGAAACCCACAACCTTCAGATGAAGAACTTCAAAAGGCTGACTTTATATTTTACCGTGCCTTTGACGTTAAGAACTTGAAAATCCTGgataaaatagaagaaaaagtaGCTGGGATTGAAG TTAAATATATGTTTAATAGACCAGGTCTTCAGAAGCCTGTTATTGTTCTGAATCTTGATTCAGACAAGAAAGGAGTTGGAGGAAATGCTGTAGCAAGTAATGAAACAGAGGTTCCTTCCAAGAAAAACCCATCTAAAGAGCACACAACTCTGTTGACAAATGGAATTTCTGTTGATACTCTTGGGAAAGAACATGCTGATTCAAATGCTTCATTGGTTAAACAGAAAGCTTCACTTAGTGAGAACCCTACTTCTAGTGTAGGTGTAGAGTCAGAAAGTTCTAAAACTAACAATAGACAGGAAAATATTCCCAGAGACAACACTGCATCAATGTCTGAAGAAGATGATTCTGTCAAGCGTGAGGGTAAAGTTGGTAATATTCCTATGAGACGGGTCACAGTTGGTAAGGTTGTCAGTGAGGAGAAAGTAAAATCTGCTGAGGATTGTAGTGATCTGGAGGATAGGCTAGCTAAGAAGGCAAAATTGGATAGTTCTATTAAAGTATCTGATGATAAGAATGAGAAGAATGTGCAGAAGTTAAGTGTTGATTTGGATGGTAATGATCCCAAGGCTTTAGCAACTATAAATGCTTCTGAAGATAAACCTAGACTAAAGCTTGCAGAGGATTCTCAAGGTGCTGAAAAAGGCCCTTCTAAGAAGGTGCCTGATGAGAAGACAAAAGATTCTAATGGGAAGTTGCTTAAAGCATCTCCAAGACAGTCTCCAGATGTGGACAAAAAAATGGATCACCAAATAATGGAAGTTAGCCGAAGACCAGATGCG GATATTGCTTGGCATCGCTTCCAGGAAAGTTGCACAGCAAAGATGATGCAGCAGACGTCAATTTCAAGCTCTCACTGTG CGGATAGCGTTGTGAAAGCTGTAGCTAATGTGCATGGGGCAGCTTCTTCTTCAAAGTCGAAAGGCGGGAAAAGGAAGGGTTTCAAACGAGATGGCAAGCAAGTTGTCATTGGAGTGAATAAAGCAGGAAACAAAGCAGCAAAAGCTAAATACAAAGGAAATTGTTTCCATTGTGGTGAAGCAGGCCACTGGTTAAGAAACTGCCCAATGTATTTTGGCTTTCAAACGCCAAG
- the LOC133871892 gene encoding protein ANTI-SILENCING 1-like isoform X1, which produces MYIHLLSNLPSRRPNPDRVPSLIDILILSLKRKLLQNTRLPRVFGFSGRRKELCTLPKLSFYHSAWKEAWYKSMVEVDRVEEDLEFKWGKKKGVGGKKKNFQFYQSFTYDGVEYELYDCVYLLVDGEPEPHIGKLIKILENPDKKKRVKVLWFFRPCEMLKYPEVVVDAAEKELFLASGEGAGLANMNPLEAIGGKCKVVCTSKDSRNPQPSDEELQKADFIFYRAFDVKNLKILDKIEEKVAGIEVKYMFNRPGLQKPVIVLNLDSDKKGVGGNAVASNETEVPSKKNPSKEHTTLLTNGISVDTLGKEHADSNASLVKQKASLSENPTSSVGVESESSKTNNRQENIPRDNTASMSEEDDSVKREGKVGNIPMRRVTVGKVVSEEKVKSAEDCSDLEDRLAKKAKLDSSIKVSDDKNEKNVQKLSVDLDGNDPKALATINASEDKPRLKLAEDSQGAEKGPSKKVPDEKTKDSNGKLLKASPRQSPDVDKKMDHQIMEVSRRPDADIAWHRFQESCTAKMMQQTSISSSHCVAADSVVKAVANVHGAASSSKSKGGKRKGFKRDGKQVVIGVNKAGNKAAKAKYKGNCFHCGEAGHWLRNCPMYFGFQTPRGFRRPNN; this is translated from the exons atgtatatacatttaCTTTCAAACCTTCCTTCAAGAAGACCAAACCCTGATCGAGTTCCGAGTCTCATTGATATCCTTATTTTATCTCTCAAAAGAAAATTACTCCAGAACACGCGCTTACCTAGGGTTTTCGGGTTCAGTGGAAGAAGGAAAGAACTCTGCACTCTCCCAAAACT GTCTTTTTATCACTCTGCTTGGAAAGAGGCCTGGTACAAGAGTATGGTGGAAGTAGACAGAGTTGAGGAGGACCTTGAATTTAAGTGGGGTAAAAAGAAGGGAGTTggtgggaaaaagaaaaatttccaGTTTTATCAATCTTTTACTTATGATGGTGTGGAGTATGAACTTTATGATTGTGTTTATTTGTTGGTTGATGGCGAACCAGAACCTCATAttggtaaacttataaaaatattgGAGAATCCtgacaagaaaaagagagtgaagGTTCTATGGTTTTTCCGCCCTTGCGAGATGCTAAAGTATCCTGAGGTGGTTGTAGACGCAGctgaaaaagaattatttttggCTTCCGGCGAAGGTGCAGGCCTTGCAAATATGAATCCTTTG GAAGCAATTGGTGGCAAATGCAAGGTTGTTTGCACATCAAAGGACAGTAGAAACCCACAACCTTCAGATGAAGAACTTCAAAAGGCTGACTTTATATTTTACCGTGCCTTTGACGTTAAGAACTTGAAAATCCTGgataaaatagaagaaaaagtaGCTGGGATTGAAG TTAAATATATGTTTAATAGACCAGGTCTTCAGAAGCCTGTTATTGTTCTGAATCTTGATTCAGACAAGAAAGGAGTTGGAGGAAATGCTGTAGCAAGTAATGAAACAGAGGTTCCTTCCAAGAAAAACCCATCTAAAGAGCACACAACTCTGTTGACAAATGGAATTTCTGTTGATACTCTTGGGAAAGAACATGCTGATTCAAATGCTTCATTGGTTAAACAGAAAGCTTCACTTAGTGAGAACCCTACTTCTAGTGTAGGTGTAGAGTCAGAAAGTTCTAAAACTAACAATAGACAGGAAAATATTCCCAGAGACAACACTGCATCAATGTCTGAAGAAGATGATTCTGTCAAGCGTGAGGGTAAAGTTGGTAATATTCCTATGAGACGGGTCACAGTTGGTAAGGTTGTCAGTGAGGAGAAAGTAAAATCTGCTGAGGATTGTAGTGATCTGGAGGATAGGCTAGCTAAGAAGGCAAAATTGGATAGTTCTATTAAAGTATCTGATGATAAGAATGAGAAGAATGTGCAGAAGTTAAGTGTTGATTTGGATGGTAATGATCCCAAGGCTTTAGCAACTATAAATGCTTCTGAAGATAAACCTAGACTAAAGCTTGCAGAGGATTCTCAAGGTGCTGAAAAAGGCCCTTCTAAGAAGGTGCCTGATGAGAAGACAAAAGATTCTAATGGGAAGTTGCTTAAAGCATCTCCAAGACAGTCTCCAGATGTGGACAAAAAAATGGATCACCAAATAATGGAAGTTAGCCGAAGACCAGATGCG GATATTGCTTGGCATCGCTTCCAGGAAAGTTGCACAGCAAAGATGATGCAGCAGACGTCAATTTCAAGCTCTCACTGTG TTGCAGCGGATAGCGTTGTGAAAGCTGTAGCTAATGTGCATGGGGCAGCTTCTTCTTCAAAGTCGAAAGGCGGGAAAAGGAAGGGTTTCAAACGAGATGGCAAGCAAGTTGTCATTGGAGTGAATAAAGCAGGAAACAAAGCAGCAAAAGCTAAATACAAAGGAAATTGTTTCCATTGTGGTGAAGCAGGCCACTGGTTAAGAAACTGCCCAATGTATTTTGGCTTTCAAACGCCAAG
- the LOC133871515 gene encoding uncharacterized protein LOC133871515, whose product MIFMNDGLEVVDRKSGLSRVNGLIKKEKLGKVYHLYRNTEAVQNHSTQVMLFEMMEKPNTILDFFKRKNAQSSNANVSDASSPTSDIIVSENSSKKSRRVDVNEFDISSLEFDPGLRRQIWEYNVNQRDEIRRAYIKAGPYQIILPHYPKSGDKNHLRSFQPSWYNLFPSWLEYSRIKDAAFCLPCFLFNKPSGHPTQRVFTIDGFKSWKKVRDGKNCVFLNHIGKDPNSFHRIAERSYEDLKNQSQHIQNVFENFTSEQIANNRLQLKASIDVVRVLAFQGVAFRGRDESVDSTNRGNFLEILNLMVSYNEQIAEVIAKAPKNASYTSPMIQKEILHIFSTKVKETIRKEISNAKFCIMVDEARDDSMK is encoded by the exons ATGATATTTATGAATGATGGCTTAGAAGTTGTGGATCGGAAGAGTGGTCTAAGTAGAGTTAATgggttaattaaaaaagaaaaattgggtAAGG TATATCATTTATATCGCAACACAGAAGCGGTGCAAAATCACTCAACACAAGTCATGCTTTTTGAG atgATGGAAAAGCCAAATACAATActtgactttttcaaaagaaaaaatgcacaaagttcAAATGCCAATGTTAGTGATGCATCATCGCCAACTTCTGATATCAtagtttctgaaaattcttctaaaaaatctcgAAGAGTTGACGTAAATGAATTTGATATTAGTTCATTGGAGTTTGATCCTGGATTGCGTCGTCAGATATGGGAGTATAATGTTAATCAACGGGATGAAATTCGACGAGCTTACATTAAAGCTGGTCCGTACCAAATAATCCTCCCACATTACCCAAAATCTGGAGATAAAAATCATCTTCGTAGCTTTCAACCTTCATGGTACAATCTATTTCCTTCATGGCTTGAATATTCACGCATTAAAGATGCGGCATTTTGTCTACCATGCTTTCTCTTTAATAAGCCATCTGGGCATCCTACGCAACGTGTATTCACTATAGATGGATTCAAGAGTTGGAAGAAAGTTAGAGAtggaaaaaattgtgtttttctcaatcatataggaAAAGATCCTAATTCATTTCACAGAATTGCTGAGAGGTCATATGAAGACTTGAAGAACCAGTCTCAACACATCCAAAATgtatttgaaaatttcacttctgaacaaattgcaaacaatcGATTGCAGTTAAAAGCCTCAATTGATGTTGTTCGAGTGCTTGCATTTCAAGGTGTTGCTTTTAGAGGTCGGGATGAAAGTGTGGATTCAACGAATCGTggaaattttcttgaaatattgaatttaatGGTTTCATATAATGAACAGATTGCTGAAGTAATAGCTAAAGCTCCAAAAAATGCCTCTTATACATCACCAATGATacagaaagaaattttacatattttttcaaccaaagtgAAGGAGACAATTCGCAAAGAAATTAGTAATGCAAAGTTTTGCATAATGGTTGATGAAGCTCGTGATGATTCAATGAAATAG